The DNA sequence CATATCTTTCAACTCTTCCAGACTACCATAGGCGGCGACTTCGCAGCCTAGTTCAAAAATTTCAGGAAGCTCCGGTTGATAATTCGTAAGAACAAATCCACCACATCCCATAATATCAAATATGCGCTGAGGCAGACCGGAACGGATTGCCTTAGAAGTAGGATTCAGGTTAATCTTGCTTTCGTGAAAAATAACAGGCATTTCCGTTAATGATTTTGCAAATCCCCGATTATTTACTTTAGGAAGCGTGGAAGTATCGCTGCCGGTATATAAGTCAAGGTTGAAGTGTTTTGACAGGATTTCCATAGTCCGCAGCCGCTCTACGGCGGTGATTTTGTTTCCAATATAAAGTTGCGCAGTTGTAATCTTATCCGTTAAAAAAGTATCCAGAGGATAGGTATAAAAGCCCGGTAAGCATGCTTTAAAACTTTGAACAATTTCGTCTGTAAGTAAGTCTTCCACAAAGAAATAGCCATATACCTTAAGTTGACTTTCAATTATGCCATTCAGATAGCCTGAAAGATATTCAGGTGGATTGGTCAGCTTATCATAGGGGCATTTTTCTGTGTACAGGGAGCCTACAAAAGAAATATCAGAAGAAAAACGTTTTCTTTCTGCGGCAGAGGCATTTTTTACCACCTGTTGTTTGGCTTTTACATTGACTGCAAGTGGAAAATGAAATACGTGTCCCGGGTTTAGAGGGGCTATTTCATTATATTGTGCCCGGTCAAAGAGGAATATCCGATTGCAGGGATTTTGAATAGGCTTAGCAAAAAGCTCCATAACCGGAGAGTCCACAGTCCAGCAAATGTATGGAATTTTAAAAATATTACATACATCAGAAATAATTGGAAAAAAGTTAATGGTAAATACGCAGTCATGAGGATGTTCCATAAGGTAGTTACTTACAATGCGGGCAGAGTCACCAAATACTAAATTTTTATTCGTAATTTCTTCTGTAATCTGGGAAACAGTATGTCCAAGTTCTTCGAATCCCTCTATAATATCCGGTTCGCAGATACTGCCATAGCGATAGAATAATATTTTCATCTTACTTTAAATCCTCCTGTACAATGGAAATGATTTTTTTTAGCTGGTGTTGATAGGAGAAGGAATCGCGCACCTTTTTATAGCCCTTCATGGCAATGGTAAGACGTTCCTTTTCGTGAGACAAATAATAAGCACATTTTTCACGTAGTTCGTCTATATTGCGAAATACCTCGATTTCCTTTCCGATTACAAATAAATCTTCAATTTCTTCCTGATAGTTCGTTAGGACAAATCCACCGCATCCCATGATGTCCAAGATTCGTTGCGGGACACCTGTCTCGATAGAAGAGAGCGTAACATTTAAATTGATTTTGCTTAAATAAAAAATTTTATTCATTACAGTGTAGTAATCCACACTGGTATGCGTATTAACATTTTGTAGGAAATTTGTAGGGCTTTTTGTGTATAAATGTACGTCAAAATCTTGCGCCAATGTATTCAACACAGTAACACGTTCTAATTCTGCTAATTTTCTAGGAAAGAATAATAACCCTAAGTAGGTAGTGTCGTTCAAAAGAGATGTTTGATTCCAACTGGAAATATCGGTCTGACTGAAAAGGAAATCTAAACAGTCTTGAGGAAGTTCTGGCCAATTTCGAGAAGATTCCCAATGGCACATGTTCTGCACCAAATATAATTTTAATTTCAACTGAAGATTTTCAGGAAAAGCTTGGATCAATGCGTTGTAGGTGTTGTTTTCATACAGTCCACCCACAAAAGAAATATCATGGGAAAAAAGGTGCTCATCTTCTTCGGTAATATCAAGGCATCCGGTGCGTTCCAGATTCACGGCAAGCGGCATATGAAAAATATGTGGAACGCCTGCATCTGTTAGCCGTTTACATTGCATTTTGTCGAAAATAAAGGTATAATTTGTATTGTGAAAAACAGGCGGCGTAAAGAGCGCGGTCAAAGGAGAATCATAGGTCCATGAAATATAGGGAATATTGAATTTTGCACAAATATCTGAAACAGCAGGAATGAATAGATAAGAAATAACGAAATTGTAAAGGTTATTTTCTAAATGTGCTGTTAAATATTCATTTTGTTCGACAACGGAGTTGTTGGGGTCAAACGGAGCAGATTCAAGAACATCAACAGTGTACCCCATGCTCTGCAATGCCCATGGAATATCATAGATAGAATTATGTGTTGGAACAAATAAAAATTTCATGATGAGCCTCCAAATAAATAAACAGTAATATATAGTACATTTTAGCGAAAAACCGAGAAAGAGACAAGAAGTATTTTGCAGAATATATGATTAGGAGAAGGAATATGGAAAGTCAGAAAGAATGGGCATATATGCATACGGAAGAATATATACAAGAGAAAGAGAAAAAGGAACAGGAATGGAACAGACAGAATAAAGAACAAGAGAAGATATATTTGATGCAGATTGATAAGAAGATACAAGCAGGTTCAACAGAAGCAAGAGAGGAATTGTTAAGACTGTTCCGCAATAAAGATTTTATAGAAACATACAAATCAAAAACGCAGATGGCATATTTGATTGTAATTATGCAGATATATGAGCGGGAAATTCAGGCTGATGAGAAAGTTACTATTTTGGATATAGGAAAATCAACGGAAGAAATAAAAAGTAAACTAATACAGCTAAAGTTTATTTTGTGGAAAATAGAATTTGCCAAAGATGAGCATGGAAAGGAATTACTTTTAGATTTTATCCGTAGTAACTGGATAACCCCGGATATGCTACAATATATGGTACATACGGCAGTTGCAGATAAGGGTGGTATGCTGTTAGAATTGACAGATATATTTATGGAGCAGAATATGTTTCGGTATGCGTTTCGCATGTTGGAGTATTTGGATGAATTATCTCCTGGAAATGAAACGGTTTTATGTATGCTGGCAGATTTGTGCGGAAGCGTAGGAAATAATCAGCGGGCAAAAGAATACTTGGAAAAAATTGAAACCCCGGGAAGATTGGCAGAAGGGATTAGAAGGAAATATGGATGCTAAGAAAATATGTTTTATTATGTGCGTGAATAATGAACAGTATCTCCAGGAAGCGTTGTATTATATCAATCGGTTAAATATACCGAAAGAATACAGTATAGATGTTTTGACGGTGCAGGAAGCAGAAAGTTTGACTGCAGGATATAATGAAGCAATGGAAGCATCTGATGCAAAATATAAGGTATATCTTCATCAGGATGTAATGATTGTAGAAGCGGATTTTTTAAAGTATTTGCTTCAAATATTTGAGAATCCTGAAGTTGGAATGTTTGGGATGGTAGGAGCTCCGAAACTGTCGGAAAATGGGGTCATGTGGTATAGCGACCGCATTGGGAGGCTTTATACCAGTAATATTTATTTTATGGGAGATTCCGAACTGGGTGAAGTGCAGGGAGCGTATCAAGAGGTGGAAGTAATTGATGGTCTGTTGATGGCAACTCAGTATGATATTCCGTGGAGAGCAGATATTTTTCAGAAATGGGATTTTTATGATGTATCCCAGAGTTTTGAATTTCGTAAGCGGGGATATAAGGTCGTTGTTCCAAGGATGGAAAAGCCTTGGTGTATTCATGATGATGGATTCATGAATCTGGAGAATTATTATGAAGAAAGAAAAAAGTTTTTAAAGCAATATGGATGGGGAAAACAACTGAAAGAAAAAGTATCCGTCATAATACCGACATACAATCGGGCACATTTAATTGAAAGGTCGATTAGAAGTGTGTTGAATCAGACCTATGAGGACTTTGAGTTATTGATTGTAGATGATGGTTCTACAGACAATACAAAAGAGATAGTAGAGGGAATCAACGATGACAGAATCCGCTATATACAGTGTGAGGGAAATGGTGGTGCGGCGAAGGCAAGAAATCGTGGAATTCAAGAGGCAAAATACAACTATATAGCTTTTCAGGACAGCGATGATGAGTGGCATTCAGATAAATTAGAAAAACAGATGAAGGTAATGCTTGAGGCATCTGAAGATACAGGACTTGTTTATTGTGAGTATCATTATAATGGATTAAATGGAATAGAAGATATTTGTCCGGATAGAAACATTCCGAATGAGCAAAAAAGTGGATATATTTTTCCACAGCTTTTGGCTGGAAATATGATAGGAACACCGGTTATGTTAGTAAAACGTGAATGTTTTGAAAAAGTGGGGATTTTTAATGAGAACTTTCCTTGTATGGAGGATTATGAACTGGTGCTTCGGATAGCTCAGAAGTACCGCATTGAATTTATACCGGAAATTCTTATGGAGGTACATGCCAATTATCAGTCTGTCACGAATAATCTGGAAGGTTTCCTAACAACGAAATGCATTTTGGCAGGAGCCTATAAAAAGGAGCTTCTGGAATATGGTATGTTCGATATTATTGTAGGAAGTATTATTGATAAAGCGAAAGAATTTGATTTGCTGGACAGTGTTGTGAAATATTTAGAAGCAGTCATGACAAAGTAAGGAGTAGAGAGTAAAAATGAAGAAGGTTACGGTAATTACACCATGCCATAATTCAAAAAAATATTTGGGCGAGTGTTTGGAGTCTTTGGAAAATCAAACCATAGGAGTGGAGAATTTAGAGTTTATTCTTGTAAACGATGCATCCACAGATAACACATGGGATATGATTTTAGAATTTGAGAAAAAGTACCCGGAATCGGTCATTGCAATTAATCTGCCGGAAAATCGCAGACAAGGTGGGGCGCGAAATGAAGCATTGAAATATGCTACAGGAGAATATATTGCATTTTTAGATTCTGATGATAAAGCATTGCCTGAGACTTATGAAAAGGTTTATCAGCGAGCAATAGAAACAGATGCAGATATTGTTCAGTTTAATCATTGTAATTATACGACGGATTGGGAAGAATTATGTGATAATTGCAAGATAGAGGGGGTAACAGAATTAAAAGACAAGATATCACGAAAACTTTTTCTTATGGCAGAGGTTTTAACCATGAATCATTGCAGTAAATTGTATCGACGTAAATTGCTGGAGGAAAGTCAGGCACAGTTTGCAGAGCATCGTATTTATGAAGAACCCGCATTTGTATATCCGCAGATGTTTTATGTAAAGAAAGTCTGCTGCATGAAAGAGGCATTTTATCGAATCCGAATGAATGAGGAAAGTACGATGCACTCTGAAGCGAAAAAGTCAGAAAGACTTGTGGATCATCCGGAAGTTCAGATGCAGGTGCTGAGGTATATGATAGCGCATAGGCAATTAATGATGGATTACTATGATGAAATCGAGTTTTATTTCTTAAAAACATATTATGTGGAAACGCTGTTTTTCGCAGGGCAGGGAAATATGATTTTGGGTGTAGAGTATTTCAAGAAGATGCAAAATAATGTAAAGGAATTGTTTCCGGAGTGGAGGAGTAATGCTTACTTACAAGGAGAAGAGATTCAGAATGTGAAAAAGATTCTTGATACAGTTTATAATATCTATAGTCAGGAAGAATTGATAGCGTTGTGTAGAGACGTTTATAGAACAATGGCAGGATAGCGAAAAGCGGAGAGGAAAAATGGAGCAGCGAGAAGATAGATTTAATGTATTGGTAAGGTTGATGGAGCAGGACAGCTTGAATGGACAGAATTATGTGTGCCTAGGGGATTATTACTTGGAGGAAAATAAGGAAAAGGCATATCTGTGCTATGAGAATGCATTATTTTTAGGGGGAGTAGAGGAACAAATCGTTAAAGAGAGAATTAGAACCTTAGAACAGGAAGGAATTAATAAGCACAAGGTATCAATTGTAATTCTCTCTTATAATGCTAAGGATATGCTGAAAGAATGTATAGAAAGTATTCGTAGAAATAATCCATCCTGTTCTTATGAATTGGTAATAGTAGATAATGCTTCTACAGATGGAATTGTGGATTGGTTAAGGGAACAGAAGGACATTGTACTACAATGCAACGAAGAGAATGTAGGTTTTCCTAAAGGGTGTAATCAAGGAATCGAACTGGCAGAAAAAGAAAATGACATTATGCTTTTGAATAACGATACTATTGTAACAGAGAATGCACTGTTTTGGCTTAGAATGGCATTGTGTGAACCGGAGATTGGAGCAGCAGGAAGTATCTCTAACATGACAGAAAAGGTGTCTGCAACTGTGGGGGGAAAAGAAACCAGAACGATAGAGGAACAGTTGGAATGGGCAGTGCATAATAATGTGTTATTGAAACATCCTTATGAGAAAAGCATGTGTTTGTTGGGATATGCTTTAATGATAAAACGTGAGGCATTGGAAAAGACTGGTTATTTGGATGAGAGATTTTCGCCGGGGAATTTTGAGGATGCAGATATTTGTCTCAGATTGATTCAAAAGGGGTATCAATTGGCGTTGTGTTACAACAGTTTTATTTTTCATTATGGAAGTGTAAGTTTTAAGAAAAGAGACGATTGGTACGAAAATCTCATTACAAGAAATTTCTATAAGTATAATGAAAAGTATGGATTTGATGTGGATTATTACACGAAGCAAAGAGATGATTTGATTGAACATTTGCCTAAGGATAACAGTCAGGTATTTCGACTTCTGGATATAGGGTGTGGATGTGGAAACACATTGCTAAGAATTAAAGGACTTTATCCAAATGCAGAGGTTGTGGGTGTGGAAAAATTTTCAAAAGCAGTGGAAATCGGAGCTAAAATGTCGGAAATTTATTGTCTTGATATTGAAAGCCAGGAATTGCCTTTTGAAAAACAGAGTTTTGATTATATTATTATGGGGAACGTTTTGGAACAGATAGAATATCCTAAAAAAGTTCTGAATGACATTAAGAAATATTTGAAGCTTGGAGGAACGATTATAGCAGCGGTCTATAACTCGGGAAATATAAGGAATATTTATCAATTGTTTTGTGGAACGTATGATAATACAGAAAGATATGGTCTTTGGGATAAGAAAAATATACAGTGTTTTACCGGGGAAAGTGTATTGCAATTATTTCAAGAATGTGATTTTCAAATACAAGATATTACTTTTTTGGAGAATAAACTATCGGCAGATGAGGAGAAGTTTTTAAAACTCACAGAGCAGGTGCGGAATAGAGCGCCAGAAGAATTATTGCGGGCTTATAACTATATTGTAATTGCTGGGAGAAAATAAATGGGACAGAGAGAGAATGTATTTAAACAGTTGGAAGAATTAATAGGAAAAGATAGTTTAAATGGTGCAAATTATGAAAAATTAGGAGATTATTATTTACAGGAAAATCGGGAGAAGGCTTATTTATGTTATGAAAACGCAATGTTTTTGGGAAATGTGCAAAAAGAAGATATACAAGAAAAGATACGATGTTTAGAAGAAGGGGGGGTAAAACGGCATAAGGTGTCCATTGTAATACTTTCTTATAATGCATGTGATATGATGAAGAATTGTATAAAGAGTATTCGCCGAAATAATCCGGTATCGGCGTATGAATTGGTGGTAATAGATAACGCTTCTACTGATGGAGTTGTAGAGTGGTTAAAAGAGCAGGAGGATATTGTATTACAGTGTAATGAGGAAAATGTAGGTTTTCCAAAAGGATGTAATCAGGGAATTGCATTAGCGGAAAAAGCAAACGATATTATGCTCTTAAACAATGATACAATTGTTACAGAAAATGCATTGTTTTGGCTTAGAATGGCAGTATGTGAACCTAAAATAGGAGCAGCAGGAAGTATTTCAAATATGGCAGAAAAGCTATCATCAGAAGGAACTGGAAGGGAAAAACGGAGCTTAGAAGAACAACTAAAGCAGGCGAGAACAAATAATATACTCATGAAACATCCCTATGAGATTGGAATGTTTTTGCGGGGATATGCGGTATTGTTGGAAAGAGTAGCATTAGAAAAGACGGGATATTTAGATGAGGTATTTTCACCGGGAAACTATGAGGACGCAGATATTTGTCTACGAATGATTCAGGCAGGTTATCATTTGGCAATGTGTTATAATAGTTTTATTTTTCATTATGGAAGTGTTAGCTTTAATCAGAAAAGAGAGTGGTATTTAAATATATATAGTAGAAATCACTATATTTATACTCAAAAATACGGATTTGATGTAGACTATTATGCAAAGCAAAGGCTGGATTTGATAAAGTATCTTCCGGAAAATGAGAATGAATCATTTCGGGTGCTTGATATTGGATGTGGATGCGGAAATACACTTTTTAGAATAAAGGGGTTATATCCAAATGCAGAGATTATAGGAGTGGAAAAAGAAAGAAAAGCTGTATTAATTGGAGAAAAGATTGCTCCGATATATTGTATTGATGTGGAAGAACAGGAGATTCCGTTTGAAACGCAAAGTTTTGATTATATTATTATGGGGAATGTATTAGAACAACTTAGAGAACCGAAGAAAGTGCTAAACAGGGTGAAAGATTATTTAAAACCAGGTGGAAAGCTTATCACTTCTGTTTATAACTTTGCTAATGTTAAAAATTTATGTGGATTATTACGAGGAAGTTATAATTATACAGATCAATCTGGAATTTGGGATAGAAAAAATAAACAGTGTTTTGCAGGAGCGAAGTTACTTCAAATGTTCAGAGAATGTAATCTAAAAATACAAGATATAGAGAGTATGGGAAATCCGTTAACAACTGAGGAAGAAGGTTTTTTAGTATCGGTAGAAGGAATGGAATGGTGTGAGGAAGAAGAAGGAATGTTACGAACAGATAACTATATTATAATTGCAAATAAAGAAAAGTGAAAGGATTAGGAGAGAAATGAATGAATTGGTAACAGTTATAATGCCGGCGTATAATGCAGAAAAGTATATTGAACAATCTATTTCAAGTATTATAAATCAGATATATGAGAATTGGGAACTGGTAATTGTAAATGATGCTTCTACAGATCGTACAGAAGAAATCATTAAAAAGTATGTGGAAAAGTATCCTGAGAAAATACGTATGTACGCAAATGAAAAGAATAGCGGTGCAGCAGTTGCACTAAATAAAGCAATGCAGAATGCTCGGGGAGAATATATGTGCTGGTTAAGTGCAGATGATTTATATTTTGAAACGATGATATCTTCTCAAATAGAGTATTTGCATGAACATCCGAATTTTGATGCTGTATTTTCAAAGTTTGTTTCTATTAATGAAAATAGTGAATTGTTGGGGATGTGGGAACCAACAGCTTATTTAGAGGAAGTGGATAGTGAAAATCCGGTTGCACATTATATAACATTATTGATGACGGGAAATGCATTTCATGGGTGTTCATTATTAGGAAAGCGAGAAAGCTGGGTGAAGACAGGTGAATTTAATCCAGATGCATCATATGCAACAGATTACGACTATTGGTTTCGAATGGCTGCAGTAACTAAAATTGGTTTTTTAAATGAGTTTAATGTAATGGGAAGAGAACATCCGGAACAAGGGACTAAAAAAGGGGAAAATGATATATATGCTATTAGAGTATTTTGTGATTTGAGAAAAGATGAAGAGCTAATGAGAAATTTATTTGAGAAAACCGGAATACCATACTCGAAAGATACGGTAAAACAGTGCTTCATTAGTAGAATGAATATGTATAAAGATAAAGATAGAGAATTGATTGAGGTGTTAAAAGGATTTCAAGAATATTTGGAAGAATGTATGGAGGGGTAAAATGGAAATAAAAGAAGAAATCGGAAAAATAGATTTGAATCAAAATAATGATGCTAAGTTAGAGGGAAAAGAGATAGTTATTTTTGGAAGTGGAGTAAATGGCGCGTGGGTATATGAGCAATTAATGAAAAAGAAGAGTAAAATAATTTGTTTTTTGGATGATAAACATTTTGAGAAAAGAAATGAAGTTCCCGTAATGAATGAAAAGCAGTTGCAGGAGGCGGACTTAAATCTAGAAGAGATTATTGTTATTGTATCATTTTATGTAAAAAGTGAAGAAAAATATAATGAGATTAAAGAAAGGCTTCAGAAGATTGGATTCAGGGAAGAAAATATTGTACATTTTGTAGAAGCATTTATGGAGAGCTATTTTGATAAAGAGCTATTGGTTTCGCAAGAAAAAGAAATAGAATTGGCTTATAGCAGATTAGAGGAGGAAGAAAGCAGGAGGGTATTTGAAAATTATATTAAGGCAATTGTCGGAGGAAATGCGGAAGAATTTTCAAAGCCGGTAAATGAGGAACAGTATTTTGATAAAGATATTATAAAGGATGTGAGGGAAGGAACATATTTTGTAGATTGTGGAGCATATATAGGGGATACATTTGAGAGCTTTCAAAAACAGAAATTGAAATTAAATTATATTGGGTTCGAACCGGATATAAATAATTTTAACATATTATCAGATAGAGTAAAATGTTGTGAGACAGAGTATCATCCGGTACTATTTCCTTGTGCTACTTCCAAGGAAAATGCTCTTGTTAGTTTTTCCTATTCGGAAGAGAAATCTGACAGCCCGGGAAGCGCTATCTGCGAAAGCGGAAATGTTACAGTGCCGGGGGTTGCTTTAGATACTGTGATTTCGGGACTTCCGATATCGTATATAAAAATGGATATTGAAGGTGCTGAATATGACAGCTTGCAGGGGGCAGAACAGATTATACGAAAATATCATCCTGATTTAGCAATCTGTACATATCATAAAACGGATGATATATGGCGTCTTATCAATTTGGTATATTCTTTTAATCATAACTATCAATTTTATTTGAGAAGTTATTATTTATTTAGTAGAGAAACGGTATTGTATGCAATAGAGAAAAAGTAGAAGGAGGACAACATGGGGATTTTTAAAGATAAGGTATTGATGATTACAGGTGGAACAGGATCTTTTGGAAATGCAGTTTTGAAACGTTTTTTAGAGACGGATATAAAAGAAATACGAATATTTTCCAGAGACGAAAAAAAGCAAGATGATATGCGACATGAATATCAGGTAATGTTCCCGGAGGCAAGTAACAAAATTAAGTTTTATATTGGGGATGTACGAGATTTTAGAAGTGTACGAGATGCAATGTATGATGTTGATTACATATTTCATGCTGCCGCATTGAAACAGGTACCTTCCTGTGAATTTTTCCCAATCGAAGCTGTTCGGACAAATGTATTAGGAACGGATAATGTTTTAACTGCGGCTAATGAAATGGGTGTTAAGAAAATAGTGTGTCTTTCTACAGATAAAGCAGCATATCCAATTAATGCAATGGGAACGTCTAAAGCGTTGATGGAAAAGGTTGTTGTAGCAAAGTCCAGAACAGTAGCACCGGAAAAGACGATGATTTGTTGCACACGCTATGGAAATGTAATGTGCTCCAGAGGCTCCGTTATTCCGCTGTTTATTGATCAGATAAAAAAAGGAAAGTGCATGACAGTAACAGAACCTAAAATGACGAGATTCATTATGAGTCTGGAGGAGGCTGTTGATTTGGTGTTATTTGCTTTTGAGAATGCCAGTTCAGGGGATATTATGGTTCAGAAAGCCCCTGCTTGCACAATAGAGGTTCTTGCACAGGCAGTAAGAGAAATCTTTAATCCGAAAGCAGAAATAAAAGTGATAGGAATTCGACATGGAGAAAAGATGTATGAAACACTTTTGACCAATGAAGAGTGTGCTCACGCGATAGATCTTGGAAATTTTTATAGAGTTTCTGTTGATAAAAGAGACCTAAACTATGACAAATATTTCACACATGGAAATGTGGAACGAAATGTATTGAAAGAATTTAATTCAAATAACACAAAGATATTGGGAGTAGAGGAAGTAAAAGAAAAGTTATTACAGTTGAAGTATATCCAAGAGCAGTTGGAAGGATGGGAGTGCTAAAATGAAGTTTTTGGTGTTAGGGGCATCTGGAATGGCAGGTCATACAATTGCACTTTATTTGAAAGAGAGAGGACATGTTGTTGATGGATTTTCCAGAAGAAAAGTAAGTATTTGCAATAGTATAGTGGGAGATGCCCGGAATGAAAAGGATATAAGAGAAATCATTCGAGAGGGAAAATACGATATTGTAATCAATGCGATTGGAATTTTAAACCAGTATGCTGAACAATATAAGGACCAGGCAGTATATCTGAATAGTTTTTTGCCACATTTTTTAGCTGAAATTACGAAAGATATGCATACGAGAGTTATACATATGAGCACAGACTGTGTGTTTGCAGGAAATAGTGGTCCATATACAGAGGAGTCTTTCTGTGATGGAAGAAGCTTTTATGACAGGAGTAAGGCGTTAGGGGAATTAAGAGATGAGAAGAATCTCACCATACGCACTTCCATTATTGGACCGGATATGAGTGCACAAGGAATAGGCCTTTTAAATTGGTTTATGAAACAAGAAAAGGAAGTAAGTGGATATGTACATGCTATGTGGACAGGAGTTACAACATTAGAGCTTGCGAATATAATGGAAGAAGCAGCCCAAAATGGGATAACAGGATTGCACCATATGGTATATGAGAAAAATATTAGTAAATATGAATTGCTGAAGCTGTTTAACCGTTATTTGAGAAAAGATAAAATTACAATTCATAAGAATGAAGAGATTTATCTGGATAAAACTTTGGTTCGGACAAACTTCGATTTTTCATATCAAGTACCGGATTATGAAAAAATGATAGCTGAAATGACAGAGTGGATGAAGGTGCATAAGGCGTTATATCCGCATTATAATTTAGAAGAACTGTAGGAAGCAGGTAGAGTATAGTGAAAAAATTAAAGTTAATGACAGTGGTAGGAACAAGACCGGAGATTATAAAAATGTCTGCAATTATAAAAAAATGCGATGAATATTTTAATCATATATTAGTGCATACAGGGCAGAATTATGATTATGAGTTGAATCAAGTTTTTTTTGAAGAACTGGGGCTGCGCAAACCGGATTACTATCTGGGAGTGGTTGGAAAAGATTTAGGAGAAACCATGGGGAATGTCATTGCGAAGTCCTATGAGTTATTTGCAAAAGAAAAGCCGGATGCGGTAATTGTACTTGGAGATACCAATTCTTGTTTATGTGTTATTTCTGCGAAACGCTTGAAAATACCAATTTTTCACATGGAGGCGGGGAATAGGTGCTTTGATGAGAATTTGCCGGAGGAAATTAACCGAAGAATTGTGGATGTTACCAGTGATGTAAATCTTTGTTATACAGAACATGCCAGAAGGTATTTGAATGCAGCCGGAATTCCGAGGGAACGGACTTATGTAGTTGGGTCCCCTATGGCCGAGGTACTTTCCGGTGTGCTGGATAAAATTGAAGGTAGCAAAGTGTTAGAAAAACTGGGATTGGAAAAGGGAAAATATATTTTGTTGTCTGCACATAGAGAGGAAAATATAGACCAGGAAGAAAATTTTATGGAATTGATGAATG is a window from the Roseburia sp. 499 genome containing:
- a CDS encoding CgeB family protein, with translation MKILFYRYGSICEPDIIEGFEELGHTVSQITEEITNKNLVFGDSARIVSNYLMEHPHDCVFTINFFPIISDVCNIFKIPYICWTVDSPVMELFAKPIQNPCNRIFLFDRAQYNEIAPLNPGHVFHFPLAVNVKAKQQVVKNASAAERKRFSSDISFVGSLYTEKCPYDKLTNPPEYLSGYLNGIIESQLKVYGYFFVEDLLTDEIVQSFKACLPGFYTYPLDTFLTDKITTAQLYIGNKITAVERLRTMEILSKHFNLDLYTGSDTSTLPKVNNRGFAKSLTEMPVIFHESKINLNPTSKAIRSGLPQRIFDIMGCGGFVLTNYQPELPEIFELGCEVAAYGSLEELKDMAGYYLEHETERLEIAHNGYEKIARDYNYPGRLEQLLRLAFSI
- a CDS encoding CgeB family protein, whose protein sequence is MKFLFVPTHNSIYDIPWALQSMGYTVDVLESAPFDPNNSVVEQNEYLTAHLENNLYNFVISYLFIPAVSDICAKFNIPYISWTYDSPLTALFTPPVFHNTNYTFIFDKMQCKRLTDAGVPHIFHMPLAVNLERTGCLDITEEDEHLFSHDISFVGGLYENNTYNALIQAFPENLQLKLKLYLVQNMCHWESSRNWPELPQDCLDFLFSQTDISSWNQTSLLNDTTYLGLLFFPRKLAELERVTVLNTLAQDFDVHLYTKSPTNFLQNVNTHTSVDYYTVMNKIFYLSKINLNVTLSSIETGVPQRILDIMGCGGFVLTNYQEEIEDLFVIGKEIEVFRNIDELREKCAYYLSHEKERLTIAMKGYKKVRDSFSYQHQLKKIISIVQEDLK
- a CDS encoding glycosyltransferase is translated as MDAKKICFIMCVNNEQYLQEALYYINRLNIPKEYSIDVLTVQEAESLTAGYNEAMEASDAKYKVYLHQDVMIVEADFLKYLLQIFENPEVGMFGMVGAPKLSENGVMWYSDRIGRLYTSNIYFMGDSELGEVQGAYQEVEVIDGLLMATQYDIPWRADIFQKWDFYDVSQSFEFRKRGYKVVVPRMEKPWCIHDDGFMNLENYYEERKKFLKQYGWGKQLKEKVSVIIPTYNRAHLIERSIRSVLNQTYEDFELLIVDDGSTDNTKEIVEGINDDRIRYIQCEGNGGAAKARNRGIQEAKYNYIAFQDSDDEWHSDKLEKQMKVMLEASEDTGLVYCEYHYNGLNGIEDICPDRNIPNEQKSGYIFPQLLAGNMIGTPVMLVKRECFEKVGIFNENFPCMEDYELVLRIAQKYRIEFIPEILMEVHANYQSVTNNLEGFLTTKCILAGAYKKELLEYGMFDIIVGSIIDKAKEFDLLDSVVKYLEAVMTK
- a CDS encoding glycosyltransferase family 2 protein; this translates as MKKVTVITPCHNSKKYLGECLESLENQTIGVENLEFILVNDASTDNTWDMILEFEKKYPESVIAINLPENRRQGGARNEALKYATGEYIAFLDSDDKALPETYEKVYQRAIETDADIVQFNHCNYTTDWEELCDNCKIEGVTELKDKISRKLFLMAEVLTMNHCSKLYRRKLLEESQAQFAEHRIYEEPAFVYPQMFYVKKVCCMKEAFYRIRMNEESTMHSEAKKSERLVDHPEVQMQVLRYMIAHRQLMMDYYDEIEFYFLKTYYVETLFFAGQGNMILGVEYFKKMQNNVKELFPEWRSNAYLQGEEIQNVKKILDTVYNIYSQEELIALCRDVYRTMAG
- a CDS encoding glycosyltransferase; the encoded protein is MEQREDRFNVLVRLMEQDSLNGQNYVCLGDYYLEENKEKAYLCYENALFLGGVEEQIVKERIRTLEQEGINKHKVSIVILSYNAKDMLKECIESIRRNNPSCSYELVIVDNASTDGIVDWLREQKDIVLQCNEENVGFPKGCNQGIELAEKENDIMLLNNDTIVTENALFWLRMALCEPEIGAAGSISNMTEKVSATVGGKETRTIEEQLEWAVHNNVLLKHPYEKSMCLLGYALMIKREALEKTGYLDERFSPGNFEDADICLRLIQKGYQLALCYNSFIFHYGSVSFKKRDDWYENLITRNFYKYNEKYGFDVDYYTKQRDDLIEHLPKDNSQVFRLLDIGCGCGNTLLRIKGLYPNAEVVGVEKFSKAVEIGAKMSEIYCLDIESQELPFEKQSFDYIIMGNVLEQIEYPKKVLNDIKKYLKLGGTIIAAVYNSGNIRNIYQLFCGTYDNTERYGLWDKKNIQCFTGESVLQLFQECDFQIQDITFLENKLSADEEKFLKLTEQVRNRAPEELLRAYNYIVIAGRK